TCATTTGCAAGCCCCGGATTTCCGCAGCAAGGCAGCAGGGGCGGCTCGGACGCGCAGCAGGCAGGCCAGGGGGATTTTGGCTTCCTGCAGCCAAGGCAGCAAGCATTTGAAGCGCCACTTGCCAACTACTCAATTTTTCCATACTCTTCTGATGCCAGCTTGTCAGGCCTAGTTGTCCTTAGCGCTGCAGTCCAAGAAAACTACAGCCAGTCAAGCCAAGGCCAAATTCCCCTGCGGCTCAACAAATCCGTGTTTTCCAATTCTGCAGGCGCATTTGCAAACGACACGTCAACGTTTTCCTATGTTTATGTACTTCAGGCCGATGCAAACGGCCTTTCGCCCAATAACTTGTTGTCGCTTTCCGCCTACGACTTGTTTGGCTCCTCCTTCAACTTCTCAGTCCCATTTGCAAAAATCACAAGGCATGCACGGTCCGGGGAAAACATTTCCACGCAGTCTTGGCCTAGCCCAATGCAGCTTCTTGGCAAGGGAGGCAGCCAGACTTTTGGCAACAGGGATGCTGCCCAAAGCAGCATCCTTTCAGTTATCCTGCTTTTTGCACTCGTCGGCCTTGCCCTGGCCTTTTATCAAAAAAAAGTGCTCTACAAGCCTTAAGCCTAGCTGCCTGTGATGTTGAAAGGCGCCTTTGCAATCTTCATCGAATATCCTTCCCCAACCGCTTCAAGAATTATTCTTTTTTTCTGGTCCACCCACATTGTCACCTTGCTTTGCCCTTTATCAGGCGAACTTCCGACAACGCTTACTTTGTATGCCGCCCTTCCAAACCTATCCTCAACTCCAATGACTTTGACGCTGCTTGTTTCCTGCGTCAGGTACTCGTTTGCAAACAAAGGGCTTTCCAATCTTGTGCCATAGCTTATGTTGGCGCTCCACTCAAAGCCAGGCTCAAGTGCAAGCATCCAGGGCCTGAAAAGCATGTTTGGCACGCCGAGGTCTGATTTTGCCATTTGCACGCTTAGCTGGTTTTGCGCCACTGCGCCTTGCCCTGTGCCAGGGCCTGAAACCAGACCGTCTTTTGCAAAACAAAGCGAATAGGCAAGCTGGCCCACCCCGTACTTGACTTGCATGCAGCCCCCCTGCCGCTTCACTTCATAGTCAACAAGGCCCTTGTTTTGCGAGTCATCAACAAGGTAGCTGTATTTCTCCCCGTCAATCAGCTGGAGCATGGAATTTTTTCCAATCCTCTCACCGCTTATGTACAAGACAGGCTCTGATTTGCTCAATAGCGCAAAGTATGCTACTGCAAGAAGAAACAGGGCCATTACAGAAATATTGAGAAGGACAACCCTTTTTGACACTCGCATTCCGAAAATCCCATAAGTCGCATCCTCTCCTAAATGCGCGCCGCTTTGCGCACTAGGACTCATGCGCATGGGGGACTTTCCATCCCTCTTCCTCCGGTTTTTTTTTATTTGCACAGCATTTCTTGGCATGGTCCACCTGCAAAACGGGCTTCAGCGCCCCGCCTTCCCCTTCTTCCAGCTTGCCTTTTCATCAATGCACTCCTTTGAATAGCCCGGCCTGATTGCGTCCTTGTACATCAGGTAGACAAGGGCAATAAGCCCGGCAACCGTTGCAACAAGCCAATAATCCAAAACCATTCAAACACCCGCATTCCCCTGTCTTGTCTTTCGCGCCTTTGCGCTTATCAAGTTTTCCATTTGCATGTTTTCAGTTTTTTTCCATATGCGTCTTTTCGCTCAAATTTTCTCATCCACGAAATTTTGTGCATGCGGTATGTCAAGCACAATCTCGGCAATGTCGCGCCCCAGGTTTGCAACGTCATAGTACCGTGTAAGTATTGTCAGGGCAAGGGGCTCGACTTTTGCAAAACCAAGCATCCTTTTCATTGTTTCTGTTTTTTTTGCCATGAAAGCCGAGTGCTCGTCCAAAAGCTTGTTTGCAGTCTTCTTGTCGTTTTCGTAAAACGCAAGCATTGCCTGTGTGTGCATTTCGTAGGTGAATCTGTTTGCCTCCAAAAGCAGTGAAAGGGCCCCATTGGAACTTATGCTTGTCGGTATGTCAATAAGCTCCTGTGCATTTCTGTAAAAACTATCCGCAATCCGCTCAACCCTGCTGCAGGTTATGTACAGCTCTATGACTTTTTGCGCAGGCAGGTGCAGCACCTCAAGCATCGCCGAATCTTCCATTGCCCGCCGAAGCTGGCGCTGAATAAGGAAAGTAAGCCTGTCAACCTCATCCTCCTGCTCCATTATCTCCTTGAGCCTGTAAGCCTGCCTTTCCTCAAGTGCTGCCGCGAATTCCTGCTGCATGTTTGAGGCAATCATGTGCGAGCGCTTGAGCGTCTTTTCTATGGAAAGCCCGGCCTGCGAAAAGAAGTCCTGAATCATCATGTGTTCAGGCTTCTCATCCACAATCTCGTAGCCTATCAGCCTGTCAACACAGTCCACCACCGTTTTCCTGATCGGGTGCGTGAAGGGCTTTTTTGACCGCATGTTCACTATGTCAAAACCGTTTAGGTAGCCTGAGAGAAGCGTGCGCGCAAGCTCGCTTGGGATTGAGCCGGTGTCAATATGGAGATTCA
The Candidatus Parvarchaeota archaeon DNA segment above includes these coding regions:
- a CDS encoding phosphate uptake regulator PhoU, translated to MSKTRKIQLTGKSTFIVSLPKAWATKNNLAQGQELHLDEMPDGTLKIGTQKSEKKKLEMNLHIDTGSIPSELARTLLSGYLNGFDIVNMRSKKPFTHPIRKTVVDCVDRLIGYEIVDEKPEHMMIQDFFSQAGLSIEKTLKRSHMIASNMQQEFAAALEERQAYRLKEIMEQEDEVDRLTFLIQRQLRRAMEDSAMLEVLHLPAQKVIELYITCSRVERIADSFYRNAQELIDIPTSISSNGALSLLLEANRFTYEMHTQAMLAFYENDKKTANKLLDEHSAFMAKKTETMKRMLGFAKVEPLALTILTRYYDVANLGRDIAEIVLDIPHAQNFVDEKI